In Deltaproteobacteria bacterium, the genomic window CAATCCCAAACGCATGACCGACAAACTGCTCGACGCCGAAAGCAGAAACAGCGCCAGACCGACGCCGGTGCCGGAAATGACAACCGTTTGCCGATGACTCGTACGCGACGAGAGAAATCCCGAACCGAGCAAACCGGAAAGATAGCCTGCGGAGATCAGGAAGAAAAAAAAGCCCGCTTGGCCGTGACCGATCGCCAACTCATTTTCGATCGTCGGCAAGAGCGGCGACAGAATCACCCGCGAGATGAAATTGAGCAGAAAGATCGCCGTGAGAAAGAACACCGGCCCGACCTGGCGTGCGAATGACGCGCCCGTCGGGTAATCGATTTCTGCGCCTGCGCTTTTATTCGCCATCGTCTTTGAGGTATCTTCGCGTTGAATAAATCCGACTCACATTGTCTACAATGCGCTGGTAAAAGAAGCCAACGCTAGATAGTGACGGCTCTTGGAGGATTCATGCTCCGCAGAAAAATCGCGCCGATGACGCTATTCCTGATTGTCGGCTTGCTGACACGCGCGGCGTTTAGCGCCACACCGCAAACGTCCCTGCGCTTGCTCTACCCGAGCTTCGCCGGCAGCTGGGCGACCGCGTGGATCGCCAAAGAAGCGGGCTATTTCAACGCGGAAGGATTGGATGTCGAAATGATTCGCGTCGGCGGCAGCACGCGCATGGTTGCCGCTTTGCTGGGCGGCAGCGCGCCGATCATTCAGGCCGGCGCTTCCGCGGCATTGGCGGCGACGGCGGCCGGCAGCGACGTGGTGATCATCGGCTCCACCGGCACGGTCTCGCCCTTTCGACTAATCGCCCGCCCGGAGATCAAGCAACCCGCCGACTTGAAAGGCAAAAAAGCCGGCATCACCACCTTCGGTTCCACCTCGGATCAGATGGTTCGCATCGCGCTGAAAAAATTCAATCTCGAACCGAACAAGGACGTAGCGATGCTGACCTTCGGCGCCCAACCGGAAGCGTTCGCGGCGTTGATGAACGGCATCGTCCAAGTGGCGGCGCTGAGCTATCCCCTTTATCCCAAAGCCATCAAAGTCGGCATGCGCGAGCTGGTCAACTTCGGCGACCTCGGCGTCGAGGATATCAACGGCACGGTGATCACGACGCGCGCTTTTCTGACCCAGCATCGCGACACGGCGCTGCGTTTTCTCCGCGCCTTCACCCGCGGCATACAGCGCTATCGGGCCGATAAGGAATTCAGCAAAAAAGTCTTGGCCAAATACGGCAAGATCACCGACGAGGAAATTTTAGAAGGCACCTGGCAAGACTACGCGCCGACACTGCAGAAAAGTCCGCGCCCGTCGCTGAGCGGAGTGCAATATTTGATCGAGAACCAGTTCTCG contains:
- a CDS encoding ABC transporter substrate-binding protein encodes the protein MLRRKIAPMTLFLIVGLLTRAAFSATPQTSLRLLYPSFAGSWATAWIAKEAGYFNAEGLDVEMIRVGGSTRMVAALLGGSAPIIQAGASAALAATAAGSDVVIIGSTGTVSPFRLIARPEIKQPADLKGKKAGITTFGSTSDQMVRIALKKFNLEPNKDVAMLTFGAQPEAFAALMNGIVQVAALSYPLYPKAIKVGMRELVNFGDLGVEDINGTVITTRAFLTQHRDTALRFLRAFTRGIQRYRADKEFSKKVLAKYGKITDEEILEGTWQDYAPTLQKSPRPSLSGVQYLIENQFSGKKPLPKVEQFVDSSLAEQLEKSGFVDALYKQ